Part of the Chelmon rostratus isolate fCheRos1 chromosome 10, fCheRos1.pri, whole genome shotgun sequence genome is shown below.
TATTTTCTGAACTTGAAAATAAAGGCTACCTTAAAGTTCAGGCAATAAAATAACAATGGATacctgactgactgtgtgtgttattaaatGTCACAGGAAGGAGAATTTCTGAGACTACGCAGTAAAAAAACTATTTACATGTTTTGTAGTATGTGATATAAGCAGAATCTGAACTGAACGTTCACTTTAAACAGACTCAGTGGcttgttcatgttttacattagTCTGTCTTCaccatgaacacaaacacactgtggcACGGGGGCGGTTATCtctggctgctggtgctggcCTGTGCTGAGCTGGAGCTGGTGCCGGTGCCGGTGCTGGAGTGAGCTTCTCTGTAGTGCTGGCTCCAGCTCTGAGGGTCCTGTCCGTAAAGCTGAAATCAAACAGCAAAGTTTCATTACAGACGAATGTTCAGTTTAATGACTCATCTCGAGTACGATGGCAGGCAGGTGCACTGTTACTCACTTGACCCATGAAGTCGAGGATTTTGGCTTTTGACACTTCGGCTTCAGCACGTTTACCCCACTGAACTGTGTGCTCCACTGGCTCTGTGTGAGGGATTCGCAGAAACTCCAGGtacctgcacgcacacacacgcgcacacgcgcacacacacacacacacacagctcatcatGTGTAGCCTAATGTGAAACATGcttttgaaaaaacaacaaaaaccactACTAAGCTCTGAGTCATTCTGATTGGTTCTGAAGGATGCAGGAATCTCAAAATCTGGACGAAACGCGAAAGACACCCCCAACgaggaaggaaggaggtggGACGACACTATGATAATGTTTGGAGTCAGTGCTGGTCCAGCCACTCTGCTGTAGTGGTCTGCTTTGTGCCagtctcctgctgctctgtggtgtgGTATAAACCAGAGTCTATGGTCTGACAGACACCGGCTCTGAACACACCAGGACACTTTCATTCGTGCAAGCCTCGAACTCATGACCACCTGAACGCAGACCTGCTCGATCAGACGACTGAGCTATCACCTGGCAGGAAGCTTCACGCTCAGAGCCAGATCACCTGGGTATTCACACCTTCAgagggtgggggaggggtgCACAATCAGTGTGTTAGTATTAACAGGTGGCCAGATCACAGCCAGCCCTCTACAGTAACCTGATTCCACAAGCAGCATGTAAATCTGGTTCTGTGGTCGGTTTATGtcgggtatgaaaggagcatcctggaaaaggctcagtggttcacagcgaggatggagtgaggttcaacactttgtcaacacatgattggataaagagattaatacctggactcaggaacacttcaggaaacagtttgattgGAAAAGATTGACTCTGGTTTCACACAGAATCCagactgttttggaatcaggtttaaGGCAGcttcctttgtgtgttttgtttgtttacatgcagaAACAGACTGACAGCACACTGAGGAAGACACACTGAGGATGACACACTGAGGAAGACACACTGAGGAAGACACACTGAGGAAGACACACTGAGGACGACACAGAGAGTCTCATGGTCAGCAGTGGGAAACAACCTCTTCAGACCTCTAGAAGCTAGTTTGTTAGTCACAGCTGTAAAATCAGATTAGAAATCTGGTTGCATACATGGTCAAGAAATCCATCTTCTCCAGGAGAAATCCAGCTGGGGGGGGGGCCAGGTTTCTCAAATCCCTGTGCCTGATTATATGACGTTCTCAGAATTCAGTTCCATTAAGCCAGCCTCCTTTTATTTTAGGAAACCTGGTCTCTCCTGCTGGATTCCTCCTGCAGAAAGCTAGCGTGTTAGCCACGTGCAAGACTTCAGACAGGGAAAGTGTCAGGGTGAAAACGGTCATATTCAACATAATACCAGACTACAATCACACACTAACACTGAGTCGTCTCTACAAGTCAAAGACATTTCCAATGTGGAATATCTGAAAAGTTGTTAAATTCAGATACACAAAACTGTGCTTTCACTACAGAGTCTGTCCTCACTGCAGCTCCGACTGACATATTCAACAtggaattaaattaaatatacatacagtgaCTGTAAATGTGTCACCGGGTTCCTTGTGAAGGCCATCTTCACGCTAACTGAACAGACAGCTGTCCGTTCTTACCTTTGCCGCACAAACTCATCTGTGACCAGCTTCTTCACATCACCGaagtctttgtgtttctctctggagGCATTTTTCATCACCAGGataaacagagaagaaacaggAGACAGCGTTCAAAGTCACGAATATGTGAAGTCACATGATGATCAGGTGTGTGGGAATGTTGCCTCACCCTGGGTCAACACGGAGCTTCTTCAGAGTATGCCAGATTAAGgctgcagcacaaaacacaaccaGACATTTGTTCACACGGTGGTCTTTGCACGCACAGTTCAAACACATTATTAACATAGTGAGTGGACTGATAAGAGTATGCAACGGATGCCTATTTGGAAAGAGAAATGAGGTCCCACTCACTTTCTCTGGCGTGGCCTCCTTTCATGTAAATTACACTGAGGATAACAAACAGCAGACCCATCTTTGGATTGCTGGggctgctgcacacacaagaAAAGAGTGATggttaaaactgtttttataaaAAGTGACACGATTCCTAAAAAATCcaacaacagcatcatttaCTTTAACAGAGAAACTCACTTGATCGGCGAGGCTCCCTCAGCCGTCTCCAGATTATTGACCagtatgtaaatgtgatttttggGATCAATTACAACCAGTTTCAGGCCAAATACCTggttaaaaacagcaaaatggtttaatgtgatgttttcttaatatgaaaatatttagcAGATTCCAGTGTTGCACTGAACAAACCTGTTCAAAAGTACATGCGGCTCTCTTTATGATCTCAGGGTAGATGTTTCTGTACTCCTTCACCACATGTTTCACGAGGTCTAAACAGACAACGAAAAGACTTTATTTATCAGAGGATGGAAACACTCATTACACTATTCATTTTAGACTTGTATGTCTGGAGGCAAAGACATGTCCACGTCCACCAATGACCAACCTAGAGGTTTGGTGACAGAGGCTACGTAAAAAATTTAAGTAACATCCCACAATCTGACTGCTGCTATGACACATATTTCAAAGCAACCAATCAGAATAACAATACTAAATGATCCTGAACACACTGGAGCACAATGCTACCactaaaaaacatgtttattgcTTCGGCAAACTTTCTACAATCAGCCTTCCATGTTGTCCTTTTTTCCCCCGACAACAACCGGCTTCACACTCCTCCACTTCCTTTCAGATTCATACATACGTCAAAGTTTTTAAATCCTATTTACATCATAGTGAAATGATTCACATCACATTAACTGCAACATCTGACTCAAGATGTAAACCACACAGTCTGACTGTTGTAACTGCACAGTGTATGAATGTGGCTGTACCTGCTCGCCGTACAGGAATCTTCTTTTGGTCTTTTACCAAGAAGTactgcaccacctcagctgtctgcagGACAGACGATAAATCATACAAATCAttaaggaaaagaaaattcagGCTTTTAATTAAAGTAACACTGTGGATTTCTGTGTGTCGGTTACCTTTTGGTCCACCTGCGCAGCTGTGAGCTTCTCCAGTCCTCTATGGACCTGTGACGTACTCGGCAGAGTGAACGTCGTGTCGTCATCGTCTTCctgagacacaaaaaaaaaaacacatgcattaaCTTCAGCATTAACTTCAATTAAAAACCATTTTCAAACTTTCTGAAAACCCTACTGTCATAATCACTACCAGAGTGACGCTCAGCATGCTGAAAGCAAAAAGACCACCTGGATTAACTGTCCACCCCATTTGAAAATATATGATGTTACTCATACGGCAGGTGTTAGCTGGACTTGTCTATGTAAACCGAATCAAAGCTACATATGAAAGCAGCTATGGAGAAACCTCTTCAGTGTTGCAGTATGTTAGATGAAGAGAACTGGCTCACTACATAATGAAAAATTAATCAGAAAAAGAAGCAGCGGTCTAAAGTTGCACCAGCTTTGCACGATGCATGTGCAAAGTTCACATTAGAAGACTGTTTTCACGTTCATCTGCTGAAGATCTGCTGAAGTCAATCATGGTCCAGTATGAAACTCAAGTGTGATGTGCAGAGTTGAAGCCTCCAGTGATCAGAACTGACTTTTCAGGCAACATCTTGTGTATATTAGATACATTTTAGGAATgacaaatgttaaaatattcatagattctggatttttcaatGTGGTAGAAGGAGTAGACATCATTTAGATGTGATTTAGATGTCATAAAAACATCTGGAGCAGATCTTTAAGCGATTAATTAAGAAGATGCTCAccagaaaaatgcaaacaatcTTTTATGTAAAGCTTTATGCAGGTAGTTTTACAGTTGTTTCAAGAGTGTTGCATTAATATTGCAGAGCTTTCCACACCTCTACCATCAATCAGTACACAAGTTTGAATCTGAAAGGGTGCAGGACTGTCGGAGAGGCCGAACATACTCAAACAGACGCAGTCTGAGCCTTCGGCTGTAAGAGAAGAAGGCACTCACTCTGCTCTGCGTGGAGCTCCGGCTGTTGACCGGCTTCTTTCTCTGCGTCATGGCGACACTCTGCCTagcaaacacaataaaatcaaTCCACTGGCAACTCAGAAACATTCATGTggctttaaacaaacaaaatacataaacTAAAACAGAATTTAAGAGGCCAAAGGACACGGAAGGAACGCGGTAAGCGTTAAAGCTAAAGTTACGTTAGCTCGGCAATCTGAGTTCGaacagctaactagctagctgttataaaataaaagtctaAAATCTCCAGTTCTCACTCATCGTCTGCAAATCGCAATCTGGAATAACGCCACCAGAGTGTTAATTAACGCGTTCTGAGAAGATTTTCACTCACTTTGCCTAAATGCAAACTCCTCCGTCGTTTCCAAACAGTCAATGTTTTGGCGCCAGTTGATGACGTAATATGGGCGGGAcgatttttttctttaactttattGAAACGATTGACGATGTCGTGACAGTGAACGACAGTCTGCAGGAATACGTCGTCTATAAATAAACCAgtaaacaaaataacatgaaaacaaaataaacaaagctaatataaaatattcagatttaaaaaatcaaaccaGATTTTGATATAAGGAATACATCTACTGTGTGATCAGACAGAGAATCATTTCTGGGCTTCACTCTATATCACCCAAATTAAACATGGCTGTTCTTAAAAAGCACCCCAAATTTGACATGACAAATGTTAATTACCAATTGGTAATATTACCAGTGATGGAAGCCTTCAGTTTCTTAAAACCACAGCCTGAAATCTTTAATATCTCTGCTACAATTAATTTGTGAAATTAGCAACAATGGGACATATTGAAGATATATAAATATCTGACAGGAAATTGGCTATAGATTGGCATCAGCGAAATCAGATAGACAAGAAGATGCATGATATCAAAGGAAGCCATTGCCAGCTTTATTCTTGTTGTTTGCACCCCTGAGGAATGTAAAAGAAATGACTTAACATCCTGTCAAATGTCTGTTTGAAGATAACAGCTTGCAAGAAAGCAACTGATGCAAATCTGAAACTAAAACTGTTCTGAATTATTCAGACCGATAACATAGTTCATCAAGATCAATCATATTTTGTTGATGCAGGTCCCAGACTCTAAAATCGTACAACACTGATCACCAAAGTAGTAACTCGTTAACCTCTGCTCCATTGTTAATGCAGTAACATCATGTTTAGTCTCCTTGATTTAAAAATAGATTATACTCACATCTTAATTGCAAGGACCTCCATGCTTCACTGAATTATCTTAATTAATGatttgttccagagcttttaatggtaaataaaatgttcagtgttcTTCATGTGCTCTCTGAGGGTGTTCATCTTGTTCCACTGAATGAAGGAGACCAGgcttttgttttatattggcTGGACAGAGGACCACGCCTGGTCTTGTAATCTGTTCTCTCCTCATAcgtattttttaaagattatcTCTGTTACTCACCACAATGATCTGCCTCACGCTATAaattgtgtgtctgttttttaatgttctcaGCTAACAAACAAAGTTTTCTTCTTGTATTTGTGTCAGAGGATTACCTGAGCAGCTTCTCAACTTGTGTTTGAGGTGAGACAGACCCCCTTCTCGTCCCCTGGACCCTCtctttgtttggttgttttgctCTTGTTTCTTTGGCCGGTTCAGTAAGCCAACAATCTTTGACATTGTGGACAGGCAGAATTTTCATCTAATCTATTTCTCTTCATCCCCACACTACACACACTAAACAGAAAGCTGTGCATAGGAGCCATATGTTCACTGGGTGTTGCTCTGGGTGTTGCTCTGGGTGATGTTCTGGGTGATGTTCTGGGTGTTGCTCTGGGTGATGTTCTGGTGTTGCTCTGGGTGTTGGTCTGGGTGATGTTCTGGGTTTTGCTCTGGGTGATGTTCTGGGTGTTGCTCTGGGTGATGTTCTGGGTGTTGGTCTGGGTGATGTTCTTGGTGTTGCTCTGGGTGTTGGTCTGGGTGATGTTCTTGGTGTTGCTCTGGGTGTTGCTCTGGGTGATGTTCTGGGTGTTGCTCTGGGTGATGTTCTTGGTGTTGCTCTGGGTGTTGGTCTGGGTGATGTTCTGGGTGATGTTCTGGGTGTGGTCTGGGTGATGTTCTGGGTGATGTTCTGGGTGTTGCTCTGGGTGATGTTCTTGGTGTTGCTCTGGGTGTTGCTCTGGGTGATGTTCTTGGTGTTGGTCTGGGTGATGTTCTGGGTGTTGCTCTGGGTGATGTTCTTGGTGTTGCTCTGGGTGTTGCTCTGGGTGATGTTCTGGTTGTTGGTCTGGGTGATGTTCTGGGTGTTGCTCTGGGTGATGTTCTGGGTGTTGGTCTGGGTGATGTTCTTGGTGTTGCTCTGGGTGTTGGTCTGGGTGATGTTCTTGGTGTTGCTCTGGGTGTTGCTCTGGGTGATGTTCTGGGTGTTGGTCTGGGTGATGTTCTGGGTGTTGCTCTGGGTGTTGCTCTGGGTGATGTTCTGGGTGTTGGTCTGGGTGATGTTCTGGGTGATGTTCTGGGTGTTGCTCTGGGTGATGTTCTGGGTGATGTTCTTGGTGTTGCTCTGGGTGTTGCTCTGGGTGATGTTCTTGGTGTTGCGCTGGGTGATGTTCTTGGTGTTGCTCTGGGTGTTGCTCTGGGTGATGTTCTGGGTGTTGGTCTGGGTGATGTTCTGGGTGATGTTCTGGGTGTTGGTCTGGGTGATGTTCTGGGTGTTGCTCTGGGTGTTGCTCTGGGTGATGTTCTGGGTGTTGGTCTGGGTGATGTTCTGGGTGATGTTCTGGGTGTTGCTCTGGGTGTTGCTCTGGGTGTTGGTCTGGGTGTTGGTCTGGGTGATTCTCTGGGTGATGTGTTAACGTATAGGCCTACATTTAGTCACTTATGATGCTTTACTGCAGCTTTTGTAAGCATTTGCAGCAACAATCAGACCTTCTGTATCAACATGAGTACAAATATGTTCACAACAGTTTTCCAGACTGTTTGCAAAAAACATTCTCATTAACTGATATACTGTTACCTGCCTACTAACACACAAAAGAGTTAAAGCCAACCTATGaatatggaaaaaaacatggtgtGATGGTGTCAGCATTTGCAACGAttgtattttgttcttttttaaaaaaaacatacacatgtCAGTAGGTTATATTATACTTATATCAATATGGATGTTCTCATCCAAAACCTGGGATTTGCAACCCTGTAACTACCGCGTGACCATGTTAGCCAACAATGAGCAACAGGGCTGCAGATTTAACCTGAAGGATGCCAAAACTCTGGAGAGGCAACTTTTCAATAAAGTAaaatcatatttaaataaattttcGAACAATGTTTTTGGTAACAGGGTTGAACCCTTGAGGTTGACGAAAGAAGTcaacaatgacatttttataaaaacagagaaaattaaatgaGGGACCACAAAGAAAGATCTTGATCATCTTTAACGTTTATCTGGTTTATGGAAGAGAGTAGAACGCAGGTTAAAACTGTGTCttaataatcaaaataaattaTACATTAATTTATATCATTTAGTGATATTGAAATATTTACCAATTGCACACAACCATATTAAAATAACGACATTACTGGAAGATTtttcatgaaatatttcatttctctGTCAGTTAAAATCCGCATTTTATTGGGGGCATAAACTTGATTTGTTAATGAGTATTTGTTGTTAATCTAAAGACTAATTAACGGGTAAATATGTGAACTTAAGTTACTTCACTTTTCACACAGAGTAATAAAGTTTTACTACTTTGCTTTAAATCCCTCCCCAGAAGGAGGTGGGACATGAACTCCGCTGTGTTCGTGGGGAGAGCAGACTAAGTCCAGCATCGAAGCTGTCTGTGCGcggcagtcagacagacagacagacagacaggctgtgcgtctcaccgcacacacacacgcacacacacacacacacggacggCCGCGGTGTGTGCGGACCGTCGCGGCGGTGTGAGGTGGCTGTCTCGGCTGGCCATGCTGGGACAGGATGGGGGAAGAAGCAAGAGTTTCTCCGCTGAAGAACTTCGTGGCCGGGGGGGTCGCCGgagcctgtctgctgctggccGGACACCCGCTGGACACCATCAAGGTGACTGATCGCCTCAGTGCTGACTGTAATCTAACACAAGTGTTATTTCACTGTCTTTGCTCCTGGTTTCCTGGTTTTCCTGCTGTTCTAGACTTTGTTCTGGATTCTGTTAAAAGAGACTGGAGGTGGAAAAGTTAGCGATCAGATGTGGGTGTTGAGGGGATTATTGATAAATCAGCTTAAGATGTCACCAAAGCCACGAGGCAGCTACTAGAAAGAGGGAAGCAGTGGGATGGCAGTGTTAGATTAGGCTATTTATACAAGAGGAAATCTGATTAGGGTTGCAACTACAGATTATTTCCTGTTATCGAAATGTCTGCtccattaaatgtcagaaaactatctgctgttatttctgtGAGGGAGTTCAGTTTAATGCCACACGcatgaaagaacagaaaatcaTCACACTTTAAGGGttgaaaccagcaaatgtttgcttgAATTGTTTTCTGTCGATGGACTGATCAATACGTCCTTCCATCTTTAGGACAGAGAGCATTAACTGACTGTACAGCTGCTCCTTCAGAGTTTACAGCGTCCCCCGACACCAGCAGGTTTTATAGTTCATGTAAATGTGTAATTGCAGTGTGCAGGTGACTGATGTGGAAATCTGAACAGTGAACTTCTACTATCTGACTGCTGTGATTCAACAGTTTTCATCAGTATAGATCTGTCCAGAGTTCTCAGATgatcattttcttgattaatcaataaaatattttctccacaaaATCTCACACAATATTGATAAATACCTCAACTCCACTcaaacaattaattaatcaaaacagCAGGTGATTGATTATCTGTTGATCAGCCACTCGAGTATTTGACTTATTACCTTGGCTGTAATAATGAGTGTAGCCTGGCCATCATGTGAATAATTCAGTGCCAgtcaggggg
Proteins encoded:
- the ndnl2 gene encoding necdin-like 2 isoform X1, with the protein product MTQRKKPVNSRSSTQSREDDDDTTFTLPSTSQVHRGLEKLTAAQVDQKTAEVVQYFLVKDQKKIPVRRADLVKHVVKEYRNIYPEIIKRAACTFEQVFGLKLVVIDPKNHIYILVNNLETAEGASPINSPSNPKMGLLFVILSVIYMKGGHARETLIWHTLKKLRVDPGEKHKDFGDVKKLVTDEFVRQRYLEFLRIPHTEPVEHTVQWGKRAEAEVSKAKILDFMGQLYGQDPQSWSQHYREAHSSTGTGTSSSSAQASTSSQR
- the ndnl2 gene encoding necdin-like 2 isoform X2 codes for the protein MTQRKKPVNSRSSTQSREDDDDTTFTLPSTSQVHRGLEKLTAAQVDQKTAEVVQYFLVKDQKKIPVRRADLVKHVVKEYRNIYPEIIKRAACTFEQVFGLKLVVIDPKNHIYILVNNLETAEGASPINPSNPKMGLLFVILSVIYMKGGHARETLIWHTLKKLRVDPGEKHKDFGDVKKLVTDEFVRQRYLEFLRIPHTEPVEHTVQWGKRAEAEVSKAKILDFMGQLYGQDPQSWSQHYREAHSSTGTGTSSSSAQASTSSQR